The proteins below are encoded in one region of Chelonia mydas isolate rCheMyd1 chromosome 11, rCheMyd1.pri.v2, whole genome shotgun sequence:
- the LRRFIP1 gene encoding leucine-rich repeat flightless-interacting protein 1 isoform X33 translates to MGTQGAGRKRLPNRERLTAEDDALNQIAREAEARLAAKRAARAEAREIRMKELERQQKEVEERPEKDFEKGARTVSSLSAATLASLGGTSSRRGSGDTSISVDTEASIREIKDSLAEVEEKYKKAMVSNAQLDNEKTNFMYQVDTLKDALLELEEQLAESRRQYEEKSKEFEREKHAHSILQFQFTEIKETLKQREEMLEKHGIIPNLEVATNGEALDGLDNEGYSDSTKITPGATQILQTAGDGTLGRANEVEMKDEILEDMGKREILQNTEHEEHKEESEEREIVKECTEIKTLHADENTEAEKTMEDNDVTSTVMLSSGREEQIQSHTEHVSGNVSSTENSDVIELRKETESGDDSLEAQQSGSKESEHSSDLNHLTNENWETGTLKSQSIETPQGRPTDLDTEQESERLAQEQKITQEDFTICQQEGSSEIFQEALDFVVSSHASASDQSGSPEDARAGTGIEESHVEAHTESLCQAEESTENEVMSSLEKQLDEDEGYIDRTVGKGEDGKNDSDTAEEENKTGNTVQSQGRKEVDSVEEEGEAACASEVTPDTIVKEQKTDETHTLSTFSKSDLIFAEEEGNMQDEVENEKDIAERGQTKDTGKMEELTGMLDVQPDSENKRVEEEEPMVSLDEFAEVKEGVSHQTEQDQDVMKEIQSQETILVTSPSDHEIEESNTEMWDESRKGEESRNELMGDEGTQVETQTIKCSEEVKNNPIQEKDKTVESEMQKIVKEVEDESRQELTQDVSVIIEEKVDDKEASVESSEKLDLPDQQHDRFVSDDSSLQKITELSQQLSESLEGNTKEMEIQKTVLDDACQLSRKEGDTKQMGNGNEEDENKGIEERNELQKVKKPEVVPDVEEDADYLKTQKAELDEKSNEQVEVEGQEEEIVEDDGEKFDFDDELGLILKTPGKHDAEKVNTQTLEEVREKEIVTETAKTGKGEKEETHQSGTQSVENEGMVTEGNASTQQEKENEAEEAGRLQTDTSRSAAPEKACDLVEDETENEAVLDSNNMEKIAAEYSSEQELGNLGNTRDESKEDMQASRRGKGRSKEDCVIS, encoded by the exons GTTGAAGAAAGGCCAGAAAAAGACTTTGAGAAG GGAGCTCGTACTGTGTCAAGCTTATCAGCAGCTACGCTAGCCTCTCTGGGTGGAACTTCCTCCCGGAGAGGCAGTGGGGACACCTCCATCTCCGTTGATACTGAGGCATCCATTAGAGAAATAAAG GACTCCCTAGCAGAAGTTGAAGAGAAATATAAAAAGGCTATGGTGTCCAATGCGCAGCTagacaatgaaaaaacaaacttcaTGTACCAAGTAGATACCTTGAAGGATGCATTGTTAGAGTTAGAAGAACAGCTGGCAGAATCCAGGAGGCAATATGAAGAGAAAAGCAAA GAATTTGAGCGGGAAAAGCATGCTCATAGCATATTGCAGTTTCAGTTCACAGAAATCAAGGAGACCCTGAAGCAAAGAGAAGAAATGCTCGAG AAACATGGAATAATCCCAAATTTGGAAGTAGCCACCAATGGAGAGGCTTTAGATGGTCTCGATAATGAAGGATATTCAGATTCTACCAAGATTACTCCAGGGGCGACTCAGATCTTACAGACAGCTGGGGATGGGACACTAG GCAGAGCCAATGAAGTGGAGATGAAAGATGAGATTTTGGAGGATATGGGGAAAAGAGAAATCTTGCAGAATACTGAGCATGAGGAACACAAAGAGGAGTCTGAGGAGCGGGAAATTGTAAAGGAGTGTACGGAGATAAAGACATTGCATGCTGATGAAAATACAGAGGCAGAGAAAACCATGGAAGACAATGATGTCACATCAACAGTGATGTTAAGTAGTGGACGTGAGGAACAAATTCAAAGCCATACAGAACATGTTTCAGGAAATGTTTCTTCCACTGAAAATAGTGATGTAATTGAGTTGAGAAAGGAAACAGAATCAGGAGATGATAGCTTAGAAGCCCAACAGTCTGGTAGTAAGGAATCTGAACATagtagtgatttaaatcacttgactAATGAGAATTGGGAAACGGGTACACTGAAAAGTCAGAGTATTGAGACTCCTCAGGGAAGACCTACTGACTTAGACACAGAGCAGGAATCTGAAAGACTTGCACAAGAGCAGAAAATAACACAAGAGGATTTTACAATTTGCCAGCAAGAAGGCAGTAGTGAAATATTTCAGGAAGCTCTTGATTTTGTGGTTAGCAGCCATGCATCAGCTTCTGATCAGTCAGGATCACCAGAAGATGCAAGAGCAGGTACAGGTATTGAAGAATCACATGTGGAGGCTCACACTGAGAGTCTCTGTCAAGCAGAAGAAAGCACTGAAAATGAGGTTATGAGTAGCTTGGAGAAACAGCTTGATGAAGATGAAGGGTACATAGACAGAACAGTTGGTAAAGGAGAGGATGGTAAAAATGACAGTGATACAGCTGAAGAAGAAAATAAGACTGGAAATACAGTTCAGAGTCAGGGAAGGAAAGAAGTAGATTctgtggaagaggagggagaagcagCATGTGCAAGTGAGGTCACACCAGATACAattgtaaaagaacaaaaaacagatGAAACACATACTCTATCCACTTTTTCAAAAAGTGATCTGATATTTGCAGAAGAGGAAGGAAATATGCAAGATGAGGTAGAGAATGAGAAGGATATTGCTGAGAGGGGACAAACAAAAGACACAGGAAAGATGGAAGAATTAACAGGCATGTTGGACGTTCAACCAGATTCTGAAAACAAAAGGGTGGAAGAGGAGGAACCTATGGTATCCCTAGATGAATTTGCAGAGGTAAAAGAGGGTGTATCGCATCAGACAGAGCAGGACCAAGATGTCATGAAAGAAATTCAATCCCAAGAAACTATTTTAGTTACTAGTCCCAGCGATCATGAAATTGAGGAATCAAACACAGAAATGTGGGATGAATCtaggaaaggagaggaaagtagAAATGAGTTGATGGGAGATGAGGGAACACAGGTAGAAACCCAAACAATTAAGTGCAGTGAAGAAGTAAAGAATAATCCAATACAAGAAAAAGATAAGACTGTAGAAAGTGAAATGCAGAAAATAGTTAAAGAAGTGGAAGATGAATCTAGACAGGAATTGACTCAAGATGTCAGTGTAATTATTGAAGAGAAAGTTGATGATAAAGAGGCATCAGTGGAAAGTAGCGAGAAGCTGGATCTTCCAGACCAGCAGCATGATAGGTTTGTTTCTGATGATAGTTCATTGCAGAAAATCACAGAACTATCACAGCAACTTAGTGAATCCCTTGAAGGCAACACAAAGGAAATGGAAATTCAGAAAACTGTGTTAGATGATGCATGTCAACTTAGCAGAAAAGAAGGGGATACAAAACAGATGGGAAATGGGAATGAGGAAGATGAGAATAAAGGAATAGAAGAGCGGAATGAATTACAAAAAGTTAAGAAACCAGAAGTTGTTCCAGATGTTGAGGAAGATGCTGATTACCTCAAGACACAGAAAGCAGAGCTGGATGAGAAGTCTAATGAACAAGTTGAGGTGGAGGGTCAAGAGGAGGAAATAGTGGAAGATGATGGTGAAAAATTTGATTTTGATGATGAATTAGGGCTGATATTAAAAACTCCCGGAAAGCATGATGCTGAGAAAGTTAATACACAAACGTTGGAGGAAGTTAGGGAAAAGGAAATAGTCACAGAAACTGCCAAAACAGGAAAAGGTGAAAAGGAGGAAACTCATCAAAGCGGAACACAGAGTGTAGAGAATGAGGGCATGGTTACTGAAGGCAATGCTAGTACCcagcaggaaaaagaaaatgaagctgAAGAAGCTGGTCGTTTGCAAACTGATACATCTCGGTCTGCAGCTCCAGAAAAAGCCTGTGATCTGGTGGAGGACGAAACTGAGAATGAAGCCGTGTTAGACAGCAATAATATGGAAAAAATAGCTGCTGAATATTCATCAGAACAGGAGTTAGGAAACTTAGGCAACACTAGGGATGAAAGCAAAGAGGATATGCAAGCTAGTAGAAGGGGCAAGGGTAGATCTAAAGAAGACTGTGTGATATCATGA
- the LRRFIP1 gene encoding leucine-rich repeat flightless-interacting protein 1 isoform X18: protein MGTQGAGRKRLPNRERLTAEDDALNQIAREAEARLAAKRAARAEAREIRMKELERQQKEEDSERYSRRSRRNASASDEDERMSVGSRGSLRVEERPEKDFEKGARTVSSLSAATLASLGGTSSRRGSGDTSISVDTEASIREIKDSLAEVEEKYKKAMVSNAQLDNEKTNFMYQVDTLKDALLELEEQLAESRRQYEEKSKEFEREKHAHSILQFQFTEIKETLKQREEMLEEIRQLQQKQESYIREISDLQETIEWKDKKIGKHGIIPNLEVATNGEALDGLDNEGYSDSTKITPGATQILQTAGDGTLGRANEVEMKDEILEDMGKREILQNTEHEEHKEESEEREIVKECTEIKTLHADENTEAEKTMEDNDVTSTVMLSSGREEQIQSHTEHVSGNVSSTENSDVIELRKETESGDDSLEAQQSGSKESEHSSDLNHLTNENWETGTLKSQSIETPQGRPTDLDTEQESERLAQEQKITQEDFTICQQEGSSEIFQEALDFVVSSHASASDQSGSPEDARAGTGIEESHVEAHTESLCQAEESTENEVMSSLEKQLDEDEGYIDRTVGKGEDGKNDSDTAEEENKTGNTVQSQGRKEVDSVEEEGEAACASEVTPDTIVKEQKTDETHTLSTFSKSDLIFAEEEGNMQDEVENEKDIAERGQTKDTGKMEELTGMLDVQPDSENKRVEEEEPMVSLDEFAEVKEGVSHQTEQDQDVMKEIQSQETILVTSPSDHEIEESNTEMWDESRKGEESRNELMGDEGTQVETQTIKCSEEVKNNPIQEKDKTVESEMQKIVKEVEDESRQELTQDVSVIIEEKVDDKEASVESSEKLDLPDQQHDRFVSDDSSLQKITELSQQLSESLEGNTKEMEIQKTVLDDACQLSRKEGDTKQMGNGNEEDENKGIEERNELQKVKKPEVVPDVEEDADYLKTQKAELDEKSNEQVEVEGQEEEIVEDDGEKFDFDDELGLILKTPGKHDAEKVNTQTLEEVREKEIVTETAKTGKGEKEETHQSGTQSVENEGMVTEGNASTQQEKENEAEEAGRLQTDTSRSAAPEKACDLVEDETENEAVLDSNNMEKIAAEYSSEQELGNLGNTRDESKEDMQASRRGKGRSKEDCVIS from the exons GTTGAAGAAAGGCCAGAAAAAGACTTTGAGAAG GGAGCTCGTACTGTGTCAAGCTTATCAGCAGCTACGCTAGCCTCTCTGGGTGGAACTTCCTCCCGGAGAGGCAGTGGGGACACCTCCATCTCCGTTGATACTGAGGCATCCATTAGAGAAATAAAG GACTCCCTAGCAGAAGTTGAAGAGAAATATAAAAAGGCTATGGTGTCCAATGCGCAGCTagacaatgaaaaaacaaacttcaTGTACCAAGTAGATACCTTGAAGGATGCATTGTTAGAGTTAGAAGAACAGCTGGCAGAATCCAGGAGGCAATATGAAGAGAAAAGCAAA GAATTTGAGCGGGAAAAGCATGCTCATAGCATATTGCAGTTTCAGTTCACAGAAATCAAGGAGACCCTGAAGCAAAGAGAAGAAATGCTCGAG GAAATCCGACAGCTGCAACAGAAACAGGAGAGCTATATCAGGGAAATTTCTGATCTTCAGGAGACGATAGAGTGGAAAGACAAAAAAATAGGG AAACATGGAATAATCCCAAATTTGGAAGTAGCCACCAATGGAGAGGCTTTAGATGGTCTCGATAATGAAGGATATTCAGATTCTACCAAGATTACTCCAGGGGCGACTCAGATCTTACAGACAGCTGGGGATGGGACACTAG GCAGAGCCAATGAAGTGGAGATGAAAGATGAGATTTTGGAGGATATGGGGAAAAGAGAAATCTTGCAGAATACTGAGCATGAGGAACACAAAGAGGAGTCTGAGGAGCGGGAAATTGTAAAGGAGTGTACGGAGATAAAGACATTGCATGCTGATGAAAATACAGAGGCAGAGAAAACCATGGAAGACAATGATGTCACATCAACAGTGATGTTAAGTAGTGGACGTGAGGAACAAATTCAAAGCCATACAGAACATGTTTCAGGAAATGTTTCTTCCACTGAAAATAGTGATGTAATTGAGTTGAGAAAGGAAACAGAATCAGGAGATGATAGCTTAGAAGCCCAACAGTCTGGTAGTAAGGAATCTGAACATagtagtgatttaaatcacttgactAATGAGAATTGGGAAACGGGTACACTGAAAAGTCAGAGTATTGAGACTCCTCAGGGAAGACCTACTGACTTAGACACAGAGCAGGAATCTGAAAGACTTGCACAAGAGCAGAAAATAACACAAGAGGATTTTACAATTTGCCAGCAAGAAGGCAGTAGTGAAATATTTCAGGAAGCTCTTGATTTTGTGGTTAGCAGCCATGCATCAGCTTCTGATCAGTCAGGATCACCAGAAGATGCAAGAGCAGGTACAGGTATTGAAGAATCACATGTGGAGGCTCACACTGAGAGTCTCTGTCAAGCAGAAGAAAGCACTGAAAATGAGGTTATGAGTAGCTTGGAGAAACAGCTTGATGAAGATGAAGGGTACATAGACAGAACAGTTGGTAAAGGAGAGGATGGTAAAAATGACAGTGATACAGCTGAAGAAGAAAATAAGACTGGAAATACAGTTCAGAGTCAGGGAAGGAAAGAAGTAGATTctgtggaagaggagggagaagcagCATGTGCAAGTGAGGTCACACCAGATACAattgtaaaagaacaaaaaacagatGAAACACATACTCTATCCACTTTTTCAAAAAGTGATCTGATATTTGCAGAAGAGGAAGGAAATATGCAAGATGAGGTAGAGAATGAGAAGGATATTGCTGAGAGGGGACAAACAAAAGACACAGGAAAGATGGAAGAATTAACAGGCATGTTGGACGTTCAACCAGATTCTGAAAACAAAAGGGTGGAAGAGGAGGAACCTATGGTATCCCTAGATGAATTTGCAGAGGTAAAAGAGGGTGTATCGCATCAGACAGAGCAGGACCAAGATGTCATGAAAGAAATTCAATCCCAAGAAACTATTTTAGTTACTAGTCCCAGCGATCATGAAATTGAGGAATCAAACACAGAAATGTGGGATGAATCtaggaaaggagaggaaagtagAAATGAGTTGATGGGAGATGAGGGAACACAGGTAGAAACCCAAACAATTAAGTGCAGTGAAGAAGTAAAGAATAATCCAATACAAGAAAAAGATAAGACTGTAGAAAGTGAAATGCAGAAAATAGTTAAAGAAGTGGAAGATGAATCTAGACAGGAATTGACTCAAGATGTCAGTGTAATTATTGAAGAGAAAGTTGATGATAAAGAGGCATCAGTGGAAAGTAGCGAGAAGCTGGATCTTCCAGACCAGCAGCATGATAGGTTTGTTTCTGATGATAGTTCATTGCAGAAAATCACAGAACTATCACAGCAACTTAGTGAATCCCTTGAAGGCAACACAAAGGAAATGGAAATTCAGAAAACTGTGTTAGATGATGCATGTCAACTTAGCAGAAAAGAAGGGGATACAAAACAGATGGGAAATGGGAATGAGGAAGATGAGAATAAAGGAATAGAAGAGCGGAATGAATTACAAAAAGTTAAGAAACCAGAAGTTGTTCCAGATGTTGAGGAAGATGCTGATTACCTCAAGACACAGAAAGCAGAGCTGGATGAGAAGTCTAATGAACAAGTTGAGGTGGAGGGTCAAGAGGAGGAAATAGTGGAAGATGATGGTGAAAAATTTGATTTTGATGATGAATTAGGGCTGATATTAAAAACTCCCGGAAAGCATGATGCTGAGAAAGTTAATACACAAACGTTGGAGGAAGTTAGGGAAAAGGAAATAGTCACAGAAACTGCCAAAACAGGAAAAGGTGAAAAGGAGGAAACTCATCAAAGCGGAACACAGAGTGTAGAGAATGAGGGCATGGTTACTGAAGGCAATGCTAGTACCcagcaggaaaaagaaaatgaagctgAAGAAGCTGGTCGTTTGCAAACTGATACATCTCGGTCTGCAGCTCCAGAAAAAGCCTGTGATCTGGTGGAGGACGAAACTGAGAATGAAGCCGTGTTAGACAGCAATAATATGGAAAAAATAGCTGCTGAATATTCATCAGAACAGGAGTTAGGAAACTTAGGCAACACTAGGGATGAAAGCAAAGAGGATATGCAAGCTAGTAGAAGGGGCAAGGGTAGATCTAAAGAAGACTGTGTGATATCATGA
- the LRRFIP1 gene encoding leucine-rich repeat flightless-interacting protein 1 isoform X27, whose amino-acid sequence MGTQGAGRKRLPNRERLTAEDDALNQIAREAEARLAAKRAARAEAREIRMKELERQQKEEDSERYSRRSRRNASASDEDERMSVGSRGSLRVEERPEKDFEKGARTVSSLSAATLASLGGTSSRRGSGDTSISVDTEASIREIKDSLAEVEEKYKKAMVSNAQLDNEKTNFMYQVDTLKDALLELEEQLAESRRQYEEKSKEFEREKHAHSILQFQFTEIKETLKQREEMLEKHGIIPNLEVATNGEALDGLDNEGYSDSTKITPGATQILQTAGDGTLGRANEVEMKDEILEDMGKREILQNTEHEEHKEESEEREIVKECTEIKTLHADENTEAEKTMEDNDVTSTVMLSSGREEQIQSHTEHVSGNVSSTENSDVIELRKETESGDDSLEAQQSGSKESEHSSDLNHLTNENWETGTLKSQSIETPQGRPTDLDTEQESERLAQEQKITQEDFTICQQEGSSEIFQEALDFVVSSHASASDQSGSPEDARAGTGIEESHVEAHTESLCQAEESTENEVMSSLEKQLDEDEGYIDRTVGKGEDGKNDSDTAEEENKTGNTVQSQGRKEVDSVEEEGEAACASEVTPDTIVKEQKTDETHTLSTFSKSDLIFAEEEGNMQDEVENEKDIAERGQTKDTGKMEELTGMLDVQPDSENKRVEEEEPMVSLDEFAEVKEGVSHQTEQDQDVMKEIQSQETILVTSPSDHEIEESNTEMWDESRKGEESRNELMGDEGTQVETQTIKCSEEVKNNPIQEKDKTVESEMQKIVKEVEDESRQELTQDVSVIIEEKVDDKEASVESSEKLDLPDQQHDRFVSDDSSLQKITELSQQLSESLEGNTKEMEIQKTVLDDACQLSRKEGDTKQMGNGNEEDENKGIEERNELQKVKKPEVVPDVEEDADYLKTQKAELDEKSNEQVEVEGQEEEIVEDDGEKFDFDDELGLILKTPGKHDAEKVNTQTLEEVREKEIVTETAKTGKGEKEETHQSGTQSVENEGMVTEGNASTQQEKENEAEEAGRLQTDTSRSAAPEKACDLVEDETENEAVLDSNNMEKIAAEYSSEQELGNLGNTRDESKEDMQASRRGKGRSKEDCVIS is encoded by the exons GTTGAAGAAAGGCCAGAAAAAGACTTTGAGAAG GGAGCTCGTACTGTGTCAAGCTTATCAGCAGCTACGCTAGCCTCTCTGGGTGGAACTTCCTCCCGGAGAGGCAGTGGGGACACCTCCATCTCCGTTGATACTGAGGCATCCATTAGAGAAATAAAG GACTCCCTAGCAGAAGTTGAAGAGAAATATAAAAAGGCTATGGTGTCCAATGCGCAGCTagacaatgaaaaaacaaacttcaTGTACCAAGTAGATACCTTGAAGGATGCATTGTTAGAGTTAGAAGAACAGCTGGCAGAATCCAGGAGGCAATATGAAGAGAAAAGCAAA GAATTTGAGCGGGAAAAGCATGCTCATAGCATATTGCAGTTTCAGTTCACAGAAATCAAGGAGACCCTGAAGCAAAGAGAAGAAATGCTCGAG AAACATGGAATAATCCCAAATTTGGAAGTAGCCACCAATGGAGAGGCTTTAGATGGTCTCGATAATGAAGGATATTCAGATTCTACCAAGATTACTCCAGGGGCGACTCAGATCTTACAGACAGCTGGGGATGGGACACTAG GCAGAGCCAATGAAGTGGAGATGAAAGATGAGATTTTGGAGGATATGGGGAAAAGAGAAATCTTGCAGAATACTGAGCATGAGGAACACAAAGAGGAGTCTGAGGAGCGGGAAATTGTAAAGGAGTGTACGGAGATAAAGACATTGCATGCTGATGAAAATACAGAGGCAGAGAAAACCATGGAAGACAATGATGTCACATCAACAGTGATGTTAAGTAGTGGACGTGAGGAACAAATTCAAAGCCATACAGAACATGTTTCAGGAAATGTTTCTTCCACTGAAAATAGTGATGTAATTGAGTTGAGAAAGGAAACAGAATCAGGAGATGATAGCTTAGAAGCCCAACAGTCTGGTAGTAAGGAATCTGAACATagtagtgatttaaatcacttgactAATGAGAATTGGGAAACGGGTACACTGAAAAGTCAGAGTATTGAGACTCCTCAGGGAAGACCTACTGACTTAGACACAGAGCAGGAATCTGAAAGACTTGCACAAGAGCAGAAAATAACACAAGAGGATTTTACAATTTGCCAGCAAGAAGGCAGTAGTGAAATATTTCAGGAAGCTCTTGATTTTGTGGTTAGCAGCCATGCATCAGCTTCTGATCAGTCAGGATCACCAGAAGATGCAAGAGCAGGTACAGGTATTGAAGAATCACATGTGGAGGCTCACACTGAGAGTCTCTGTCAAGCAGAAGAAAGCACTGAAAATGAGGTTATGAGTAGCTTGGAGAAACAGCTTGATGAAGATGAAGGGTACATAGACAGAACAGTTGGTAAAGGAGAGGATGGTAAAAATGACAGTGATACAGCTGAAGAAGAAAATAAGACTGGAAATACAGTTCAGAGTCAGGGAAGGAAAGAAGTAGATTctgtggaagaggagggagaagcagCATGTGCAAGTGAGGTCACACCAGATACAattgtaaaagaacaaaaaacagatGAAACACATACTCTATCCACTTTTTCAAAAAGTGATCTGATATTTGCAGAAGAGGAAGGAAATATGCAAGATGAGGTAGAGAATGAGAAGGATATTGCTGAGAGGGGACAAACAAAAGACACAGGAAAGATGGAAGAATTAACAGGCATGTTGGACGTTCAACCAGATTCTGAAAACAAAAGGGTGGAAGAGGAGGAACCTATGGTATCCCTAGATGAATTTGCAGAGGTAAAAGAGGGTGTATCGCATCAGACAGAGCAGGACCAAGATGTCATGAAAGAAATTCAATCCCAAGAAACTATTTTAGTTACTAGTCCCAGCGATCATGAAATTGAGGAATCAAACACAGAAATGTGGGATGAATCtaggaaaggagaggaaagtagAAATGAGTTGATGGGAGATGAGGGAACACAGGTAGAAACCCAAACAATTAAGTGCAGTGAAGAAGTAAAGAATAATCCAATACAAGAAAAAGATAAGACTGTAGAAAGTGAAATGCAGAAAATAGTTAAAGAAGTGGAAGATGAATCTAGACAGGAATTGACTCAAGATGTCAGTGTAATTATTGAAGAGAAAGTTGATGATAAAGAGGCATCAGTGGAAAGTAGCGAGAAGCTGGATCTTCCAGACCAGCAGCATGATAGGTTTGTTTCTGATGATAGTTCATTGCAGAAAATCACAGAACTATCACAGCAACTTAGTGAATCCCTTGAAGGCAACACAAAGGAAATGGAAATTCAGAAAACTGTGTTAGATGATGCATGTCAACTTAGCAGAAAAGAAGGGGATACAAAACAGATGGGAAATGGGAATGAGGAAGATGAGAATAAAGGAATAGAAGAGCGGAATGAATTACAAAAAGTTAAGAAACCAGAAGTTGTTCCAGATGTTGAGGAAGATGCTGATTACCTCAAGACACAGAAAGCAGAGCTGGATGAGAAGTCTAATGAACAAGTTGAGGTGGAGGGTCAAGAGGAGGAAATAGTGGAAGATGATGGTGAAAAATTTGATTTTGATGATGAATTAGGGCTGATATTAAAAACTCCCGGAAAGCATGATGCTGAGAAAGTTAATACACAAACGTTGGAGGAAGTTAGGGAAAAGGAAATAGTCACAGAAACTGCCAAAACAGGAAAAGGTGAAAAGGAGGAAACTCATCAAAGCGGAACACAGAGTGTAGAGAATGAGGGCATGGTTACTGAAGGCAATGCTAGTACCcagcaggaaaaagaaaatgaagctgAAGAAGCTGGTCGTTTGCAAACTGATACATCTCGGTCTGCAGCTCCAGAAAAAGCCTGTGATCTGGTGGAGGACGAAACTGAGAATGAAGCCGTGTTAGACAGCAATAATATGGAAAAAATAGCTGCTGAATATTCATCAGAACAGGAGTTAGGAAACTTAGGCAACACTAGGGATGAAAGCAAAGAGGATATGCAAGCTAGTAGAAGGGGCAAGGGTAGATCTAAAGAAGACTGTGTGATATCATGA